In Polyangiaceae bacterium, the genomic window TGTCTGGACGGTCGTCCCGAACGCGATGCTGGTGCCATCCGTGGCCGCGCCGAGGCCCCAGACCTGCTCCCAGGCGCCGAAGTCGGTGTTGCTGCCCTGCACGGCCAGCCCGGAGTCCAGCTTGTAGGCGCGGATCATCTTCTGCGAGCCGTTGACGACGGCGAAGACGCGGAACGACCCGTCGGCCATGCGCAGGATGGCCGGGCCGCCCGGCACGTCGTCGTAGATCTGCTTGCCGGCGTAGACGGCGCCGGTGGCGAGCGTGGTCGCCGGCTGCGCCTTCCAGAGGCCCTCGTCCACGAAGCCGTTGCAGTTGTTGTCGAGCTGATCGCAGAGCTCCGGCGCGCCGCCGTAGACCTTCGGGTTCTTGTCGTCGCAGTCGTCGGCGCCGCCGCCGCAGCCCATGGCGAAGTGCCCGTCCTTGTCCTGATCGACCGGCGTCACCGTGGCGGTGTGCTCGCAGACACCGCTGGTGGCGTTGCAGACGTCCGTGGTGCAGGGGTTCAGATCGTCGCACACCGGGCCCGGCGGCTTGCAGTAGCCACCCACGCAGAGCTCGACGCCGTTGCACACGATGTTGTCGCTGCACTCGGCGTTCGTGGTGCAGCTCTTGCCCGCGTCGGCGCCGCCGGTGCCGCCTGTGCCGCCGGTGCCGCCCGTGCCGCCGCTGCCGCCGCTGCCGCCGTCCGGGCTGCAGAGCGCGCCGCCCTTCACGCAGAAGTTGGACAGGCAGCAGTAGCCGCCGGCCATGTCGCAGTCGCCGCTGTTCAGGCACTCGTAGGCGCAGACGCCGCCCGCCACGCAGACCAGGCCGCTCGAGCACTGGCTGGTGTGCGTGCAGGGGTTCCCGTAGCCCGGAGGCGCGCCGTCCGGCGCCGCGTAGACGCAGGCGTTGTTCAGGCACTGCTTGCCGGCGGCGCAGTCCACCTGGGTCTTGCACTCGAGCTCGCAGCTACCGAGCTTGCAGACCAGCGGCGCCGTGCACTCGCTGTTCAGCTTGCAGGGCGCGCCGGTGTCCAGGCTCACGTCGCTGCCGGCGTCGGGGACGACGCCGCCAGTCGTGCAGCGGTTGTCCACGCAACTCTGCCCGATCGAGCAGTCCTTGTTGCCCTTGCACTGGAGCTTGCAGAACCCACCCATGCACACGAGCGGGTCCTTGCAGTCGCTGCTGTACTCGCACGGTTGACCGCTGCCCGGCGGGTCGGAAACGTCGCCGCCTGCGTCGCCGAGCTTGTTGGGCAACGCGCCGTTCACCAGCTCGAACGAGTCGGCGCAGACTCCGCCGACGCAGAGCTGTCCGGGCACGCAGTCGCCGTCCTTCGTGCACGGGTCGCGGCACTCGCCATCGTCGCCACAAAGCAGCGGCGCAGGACAGCTGGCGGATGAGTCGCAGTCCTGTTCTTCCGGCAAGAGACACACGTGCTCGGGCTTGGTCCCGAGCACGCAGCGCAGCCCGGTTTCGCAGTCAGCGCTGGTGTTGCATTGGATGTGACAGCGCTGGAACGCGCAGATCAGCGGATTCGGGCTCTGGCTGCAGTCGCTGTTGATGAGGCAGCCCTCCGCCAGCTTCGCGCGCCGGAGCGCTGCCGCCTCGTCGTCGCCCCCGCACGCCGCGGCCAGCACCAGCCCCGTCGCACACCAAAAGAACACCCCTCGCCTGCGACCCACACCCGTCAGCATGACCCGGCATATTACGTGAGCCGAGGAGAGCGTGAGCGGGAATATTTGTGTGCCGGATTCAGACGAACACGCCGGACAGCGCCATTGGGATCTGGGCGTTGCCGACGATCTTGATCTTGCCGCTCATGGCCAACTGCATCGGGTTCTGCTTGCCCGTCTGCATGTCCATGAAGTCGTTCATCTTGCACTCGAGCCGGCAGTCCGGCGCGTCGAGCTTCGGGGTGCCGTTGCCCGGGGTGATCCCGAGCTTGTGCGCGGGGCCGCCCGCGTCCACCACGAAGGCCACCGTGCCCTGGATGTTCTTCACGAGCTTCACCCGCTCGGCGTCCACGGTCAGGGCCTTGAAGGCCATCACCTGCTGCTCCGGCTTGAGCTCCGCGTCGCCCTGCATGATGGCGCCCTGCACGAAGATCGGCTCGAAGTCCTCGGGGCCGACGGTCACCTGGATGATGACGTCGTCCTGCATGCCCTCGCTCACCTCGAGCTCGCCGTCCTTCAGGCGCAGCGTCCACTCCCCGGCGCCGGTCACGCGAAACACCATCGACCCGCTGGAGGACTTTCCGGACAGGCCCGCCTTCATCGCCTCGAAGCGCGAGGGCAGGTACTGGGTGAAGAACTCCTTCGGTGTCGTCGGGACGTCGGTCATGTGGGGAATGGATCATGCGGGTTTCGTCGCGTCAATGATCGCGCTAGGTCAGCCGGGTGAGCGCGGAAGGGACGAGCCGACCCAAGCCGGGCAAGGCGTTCTGGGGGCGCTTCGCGGTCGGGCACTTTCTCGCCTACCCGGTCTGCTTTCTGACCGCGGCGGGAGCACTGCCCTTCGCGATGATCCTGCGCCGGCAGGAGCTCTTGAACCCCGGCCGAGCCGGCGCGCGCACCAAGCTGGTCGCCGACGCGGCTCGGGATCTGAAGCTCTCGGGCATCGAGGCGGCGCAGGTCGAGCTCGTCCTGGAGTGGGCGATGTGGGCGTGCCTCTTGGTGTTCGTGGTCCTCCACCTGGCCGCGCTGCCCTGGTCTTTCGCGGCAGCGGCGGCGGCGCGGCACCCGGCCCGAGGCGACGGCGGGATCCGGCGCGGATTTCGAATTTTCGCGGGGACCGCCGCCACTACTGTGGTGCTCGTGGCTTTGGCCGGCACCGCCGGCTGGATTTGGGTGCTGACCCGATGAATGCTGATCGCATGACCCGCCTCTCGGTTTTCGGCTTGCTGGCGTCCCTGGCCTACCTCGGCGCCTGCGGGAGCAGCGAGGACAAGTCCGGCAGCGGCGGCGCGGCCGGCAGCGCGGGCAACCCCAACGTGATCCTGGACGGCGGCGGGATCATCCCCGACGCGCCGAACGGCGAGGCGCTGTGCCAGACCGGGGAGTGCAACTACCAGAAGCAGGACTGCCCGAGCGGGGGTAGCTGCATCCCGACCGACACCCCGCCGGCGAACGGCGACTGGCCACCCAAGTGCTTCAGCGCGGGGGCCAAGCAGCCCGGCGAGAGCTGCTCTGCCTGGAACGACTGCGCGCTCGGCGCGTTCTGCGTCGGCATCGGCGGCGCCGCCGACGGCGGCGTGACCCCCGGGACCTGTCGCAAGCTCTGCTGCGGCGGCGACTGGTCGGCGTGCCCCAAGGACCAGAGCTGCATCCAGCAGGTCTACCTGGTGCGCCCGGGCGGCGGCGATCCGGTGTACGCCAAGGCCGACGTCTGCGCGCCGGTCAACGACTGCGACGTGCTCGATCCGAAGGCCTGCGCGGCCGAGCCCGGGCGGAGCTGCCAGATCGTGGACCCGACGGGCAACGTCGCCTGCATGCCCGCCGGGACCGGCGGGCCCGGCGACGCCTGCGATCCGAAGAAGCCGTGCAAGGCCGGCTTCGCCTGCGTCGCGGACGAGTGCAGGCGCCTGTGCAAGGCGGTCCCCGGCGGCGGCGAGCCCTCCTGCCCGGCCTCCGAGGGGACCTGCGTGCACTACGCGCGGGATCCCGCCGGCGTCGGCGAGTGCACGGTGCTCTAGGGGTTGTCCCTGATTCGCGCTCCGCTGGCGGCAGCAGACGCCTCGCGACGCTTCCGTTCGGTCGAAACGGCCGGCGCCGGCCCCGGCCGGTCTCCGCACTCACGCCTCATTGGCGGATCGAGATCTGATCATGACCAGACTGTTCAAGTGATTCCGGGGCTCGGCTGACCGCCGAGCGGCGCGGATCGAGCCGCTCGGTCGCACACCGAACTAGGGACACCCCCTAGCCCTTGAGCATGCGGGCGATGGTGTGCGTTTCCTTGGCGCCGAGCAGCCCGAACTGAACCCCGAACCCGCCCGGCTTTGCCCAGCGCACGGTGCCCGGCAGCTTGAGGTCCGTGCCGGAAATCTTCATGGCGATGCTAAGCTCGGTGCCGAACGCCAGGCTCTCCGCCGACTCGACGAACATGCCGCCCATGCTCACGTCTCTGACGACCCCGGCCACGGGCGGACCGTCCTTGCGCTCGCAGGATACGCTGATCTCTACCTGGACCCGAGGGTGAACGCGTTTGTCTTGCACTGGCGCCTCCGACCGGCGGGAAAACTACCTTGAGCGGCGTGAGTAGCGAAGTCAAGAACGGCCGCGTGCACGGGCGGGCCCGCGGATTTTCGCGCCACCTGGAGGGCTGGCAGCCGGCCCTGGTGGCGATCGTGATCGCCGTGACGTTCGCGCTCTTGGTCGTGCCCCGTCCCGCGGCGCCGGACACCATTCCGTTGCCCCACGTGGATCATCGCGAAGCCGAGCACGTCGCAGCGCGCGACCGCGAGCTCGCGCAGGCCGCCGCCGCCGAGCCGCTGCCCTACCTGGTGCGCGCGCTCGGCGAGACGCTGCGCGCGTTCGGCAAGGCGGAGGCGGAGGGGCGCTCCGGCGACGCGGCTCGCAAGCTGCTCGAGCTCCGCGGTCTCGGACAGACGGCGCGTGCGAAGCACGGCGACGACAGCGTGCTCCGGCTCCAGGCGCTCCAGACCGAGCTGTTCCTGGCGGCCCTCACGCGCTGGGAGCTCCGCGAGGACCTTGGCGCCGAGCTCGCGGAGCTGGGGGGTGGCTTCGCAGCGAAGGCGGAGGCCGCGGGCTGGCTCCGAGGCCGTCGCCTGGTCGCGACTCCCGCCGAGCGCCGTGCGCTGTTCAAGGTGCGCTGGAGCGAAGCGACAGGCCTCCGCGGTGTGCCGGCGTTCGCGCCGACCGCCAACGAGCTCCGGACCTACTACCGGTTCTTGCTCGCGCACCCGGATCGGGCCCGCAGCATCGAGGAGTCCACGCGCTACGTGGCCGCCGTCGAGAAGGTGGACCTCGAGTACCCGGGCCTGTTCGCGCGCGGGGTGATCCACTACCGCGCCGGACAGTGGGGCCCGGCGGCGCAGCTGTTCCGGGCGCACCTGGCCAAGCACCCGCGCGGGCCTTGGAGCCTGCGCGCTCAGAATCATCTGCTTGCCGCCGCCGAGCGAACACGCGAGACCACGCCCGAGCCGTGACCGACGCCGAGGAGCAGCCCGAATCCGAGCGCCTGCTCGACGCGCTCGCGCTGCCGGAAGGTCGCAAGGTGCTGAGCGCCCGCGAGGTGGCAGAGCTCGCCCGCGCCAGCCGAAACCTCCACGTCGTCGGCGCCGAGGGCTCGGCCCCCGCGCTGGTCTCCCGCGCGCTCGCGCTCGCCGGGGCGCGCGTGTTGTACGTCGCGCCGGACGTGGACGGAGCGCGGCGCGCGCTCGCCGACCTCGGCTTCCTGGCCCGCGCCATGCCCTTCGACCCGGCGCGCGTCGCACAGGGCGAGGCCGCGCTGGCGATCCTGCCCGCGGAGTCCACGCCCTGGGCGGACGTCCGCCCCGACCGGCGGGCGCAGATGGCGCGGACCAGCGCGCTGTTCCACGTCGCCGAAGGGCTGCCTTGGCGCTTCCTGGTCACCACCGCCGCGGGGCTCGTGCGTCGCTTCGTGCCCCCCGCGCCGCTCAGGGACGCCGCGGTCGAGCTCGTCGCGGAGGACGAGATCGACGTCGGAAAAGTCTCCGAGAAGCTCGCGGCCGCCGGCTACCTGCGCGCTCCGGTCGTGGAAGATCCCGGGAGCTTCGCCGTGCGCGGCGGCGTGCTCGACGTCTGGCCTCCGAGCGCGGAGCTGCCGGTGCGAGCCGAGCTGTACGGGGACATGATCCTGTCGCTCAAGTCCTTCGACCCGGAGTCGCAGCGCACGAGCGAGACGATCGCGCGAGTCTGGCTGCCGCCGGCGCGCGAGGCCATCACCACGCCGGCTGCCTCCGAGCGGGCGCGCGCCATCCTGCGCTCGCTGTGCGACGCGGTGGACTGGCCCTCGACCAAGGCCCGCGCGCTGGAGGAGGACGTCGCCACGGCCCGCAGCCTGTTCGGCCTCGACGGATTTCTGCCGGCGTTTCACCAGCTGGTCCCGCTCTGGTCCTACCTTCCGCCGGAGACGGTGCTGGTGGTCGAGGATCCGGCCCGCGTGGTGGCCGGGGTGCGCGAGGAGCTCGCCCACGCCGACGCCGCGCTCGCTCACAAGAGCGGGCAGCCCTGCTTCGGGTCGGCCGACCTGTACGTGGACGAGGCAGGGCTCGGCGCGGCGCTCGCCGAGCGCCCGCTGGTCGCGCTGCACCGCACTGCGGTGGCTTCCAGCGGCGCCGGTCACACCGCGCTCGACGACCTCGAGCTCGCTCCCATGGACGCGCCGAGCCTGGCCATCCGGGATCACGCAGATCTGGGGCGCGCCGTCGGCCGTGCGCGCTCGGAGCGGGGCAAGGGCGCCGCCCTCGACCCCCTGCTCCGCCGCATCGGCGCCTGGCACGAGGCCGGGCTCGACGTGGCCATCACCGCGCGCACCGCCACGCAGGCCGAGCGCATCGCCACGCTGCTCGGCCACCGCGGCCTCCGCGTCGCCGACACCGAGTCCCGGGCGCCGCACGGCACGGTGCGCATCGTCACCGGCGAGCTGGCGCGCGGAGCCATCGTGCCCGCCGAGCGCTTCGTGCTGGTCACCGAGGAGGAGATCTTCGGCCAGCGCGCGCACCGCCGGCAGGAGCGCAGCAAGAGCGCACAGGCGTTCCTGGAGGATCTGCGGGCGCTGGAGGCCGGCGACTACGTCGTGCACGTCGATCACGGCATCGGCCGCTACCTGGGGCTCGAGAAGAAGACGCTGAACGGCGTGAGCGTCGAGCTGCTGGTGGTCGAGTACCTGGGCGGCGACAAGCTGTTCCTGCCGGTCCACCGCCTGAGCCAGATCCAGAAGTACTCCGGCGGCGAAGGCGCTCCCCGGGTGGACAAGCTGGGGGGCTCGAGCTTTGCGAAGACCAAGGCACGCGTCGAGAAGCGCGTGCGCCAGATGGCCGACGAGCTGCTCCGGCTCTACGCCGAGCGCGCCGCGCTGACCAAGGAGCCCATCGAGCCGCGCGACGACGAA contains:
- a CDS encoding SCP2 sterol-binding domain-containing protein, encoding MTDVPTTPKEFFTQYLPSRFEAMKAGLSGKSSSGSMVFRVTGAGEWTLRLKDGELEVSEGMQDDVIIQVTVGPEDFEPIFVQGAIMQGDAELKPEQQVMAFKALTVDAERVKLVKNIQGTVAFVVDAGGPAHKLGITPGNGTPKLDAPDCRLECKMNDFMDMQTGKQNPMQLAMSGKIKIVGNAQIPMALSGVFV
- a CDS encoding PilZ domain-containing protein, encoding MQDKRVHPRVQVEISVSCERKDGPPVAGVVRDVSMGGMFVESAESLAFGTELSIAMKISGTDLKLPGTVRWAKPGGFGVQFGLLGAKETHTIARMLKG
- the mfd gene encoding transcription-repair coupling factor, with the translated sequence MEPARSESSACRRRANTRDHARAVTDAEEQPESERLLDALALPEGRKVLSAREVAELARASRNLHVVGAEGSAPALVSRALALAGARVLYVAPDVDGARRALADLGFLARAMPFDPARVAQGEAALAILPAESTPWADVRPDRRAQMARTSALFHVAEGLPWRFLVTTAAGLVRRFVPPAPLRDAAVELVAEDEIDVGKVSEKLAAAGYLRAPVVEDPGSFAVRGGVLDVWPPSAELPVRAELYGDMILSLKSFDPESQRTSETIARVWLPPAREAITTPAASERARAILRSLCDAVDWPSTKARALEEDVATARSLFGLDGFLPAFHQLVPLWSYLPPETVLVVEDPARVVAGVREELAHADAALAHKSGQPCFGSADLYVDEAGLGAALAERPLVALHRTAVASSGAGHTALDDLELAPMDAPSLAIRDHADLGRAVGRARSERGKGAALDPLLRRIGAWHEAGLDVAITARTATQAERIATLLGHRGLRVADTESRAPHGTVRIVTGELARGAIVPAERFVLVTEEEIFGQRAHRRQERSKSAQAFLEDLRALEAGDYVVHVDHGIGRYLGLEKKTLNGVSVELLVVEYLGGDKLFLPVHRLSQIQKYSGGEGAPRVDKLGGSSFAKTKARVEKRVRQMADELLRLYAERAALTKEPIEPRDDEYAAFEATFPYEETRDQAAAIEEVNRDLEKPAVMDRLVCGDVGFGKTEVALRAAFRVAMSGRQVALLCPTTVLAQQHYLTFAGRLAGYPIQVRPLSRFESKKESQDTLKGLKDGSVDVLVGTHRVLSKDVHFKNLGLLIVDEEQRFGVTHKERIKQLRASVDVLTLSATPIPRTLQMAVGGMRDMSLITTPPMDRRSIRTITSRYDEQIISEAIERELSRGGQVFYVYNRVEGIYERAARVQELVPGAKVAVGHGQMSEAALEQTMLDFVEGRFDVLVSTAIIESGLDIPRANTIIVDRADMFGLSQLYQLRGRVGRSTERAYCYLLVPPPSQLSDEARSRIEALERHTELGAGFQIATLDMELRGAGDLLGAEQSGFVASVGFDLFCQMLQEASHELRGETVIHGVDPDLSFDVDALLPEDYVAEIGVRLSLYKRLSSASDEHEVQDIATEMEDRFGPPPVEARALVELMRLKTELRRLMVLGCEASAKSVSLHLRDDTPLDPMKIGELVGKKKSPWRISPDGRLARRVVEGESFPNGIALADKALEELAECGKS